In Streptomyces chartreusis, the following proteins share a genomic window:
- a CDS encoding nitrate/nitrite transporter has protein sequence MTSPSPAPVASRGGHWIEHWDPEDEAFWNETGEKIARRNLFFSVLSEHIGFSIWTLWSVMVLFMGPEYGLTPADKFTIVSMATLVGAIVRVPYTFAVAVFGGRNWTVISASLLLVPTVAAFTVMEPGTSFGTFLVCAMLAGVGGGNFASSMTNINAFFPLRKKGWALGLNAGGGNIGVPVVQLVGLAVIGASGGPRLLLGIYIPFIVIAATLAWLKMDSISSVRNDTGAAKDAARDPHTWIMSFLYIGTFGSFIGYSFAFGLVLQTQFGRTPLQAAYVTFIGPLLGSLIRPVGGALADRFGGAKITLWNYVAMAAATAVIVVASMQKSLPLFTTAFIALFVLSGLGNGSTFKMIPGIFHAKALAKGLDGEEAAAHGRRLSGASMGLIGAVGALGGLGINLAFRQSFLTVGSGTGAFVAFLAFYGLCFVVTWAVYLRRPAVTETDATPATEAKPQLSYAEV, from the coding sequence ATGACATCCCCTAGCCCAGCCCCCGTCGCGAGCAGGGGAGGCCACTGGATCGAGCACTGGGACCCCGAGGACGAGGCCTTCTGGAACGAGACCGGGGAGAAGATCGCCCGGCGGAACCTCTTCTTCTCCGTGCTCTCCGAGCACATCGGGTTCTCGATCTGGACCCTGTGGTCCGTGATGGTGCTGTTCATGGGGCCGGAGTACGGACTGACCCCCGCCGACAAGTTCACCATCGTCTCGATGGCCACGCTGGTCGGCGCCATCGTCCGCGTGCCCTACACCTTCGCCGTCGCCGTCTTCGGTGGCCGGAACTGGACGGTCATCTCGGCCAGCCTGCTGCTCGTGCCGACGGTCGCCGCGTTCACGGTCATGGAGCCGGGGACGTCGTTCGGCACCTTCCTGGTGTGCGCGATGCTGGCCGGCGTCGGCGGCGGCAACTTCGCCTCCAGCATGACCAACATCAACGCCTTCTTCCCGCTCCGCAAGAAGGGCTGGGCCCTCGGACTCAACGCCGGCGGCGGCAACATCGGCGTCCCGGTCGTACAGCTCGTCGGTCTCGCCGTCATCGGCGCCAGCGGCGGCCCGCGCCTGCTGCTCGGGATCTACATCCCGTTCATCGTGATCGCCGCGACCCTCGCCTGGCTGAAGATGGACAGCATCTCGTCCGTCAGGAACGACACCGGCGCCGCCAAGGACGCGGCCAGGGACCCCCACACCTGGATCATGTCCTTCCTCTACATCGGCACCTTCGGTTCCTTCATCGGGTACTCCTTCGCCTTCGGGCTGGTCCTCCAGACCCAGTTCGGCCGTACGCCCCTCCAGGCCGCCTACGTCACCTTCATCGGCCCGCTGCTCGGCTCCCTGATCCGCCCCGTCGGCGGCGCGCTCGCGGACCGGTTCGGCGGCGCGAAGATCACGCTGTGGAACTACGTCGCCATGGCCGCCGCGACCGCCGTGATCGTCGTGGCCTCGATGCAGAAGTCCCTGCCGCTGTTCACCACCGCGTTCATCGCCCTGTTCGTGCTCAGCGGGCTCGGCAACGGCTCGACGTTCAAGATGATCCCCGGCATCTTCCACGCCAAGGCCCTCGCCAAGGGACTGGACGGCGAGGAGGCCGCCGCTCACGGCCGCCGGCTCTCCGGCGCCTCCATGGGGCTCATCGGCGCGGTGGGCGCGCTCGGCGGACTCGGCATCAACCTCGCCTTCCGCCAGTCCTTCCTCACCGTGGGCTCCGGCACCGGTGCCTTCGTCGCCTTCCTCGCCTTCTACGGCCTCTGCTTCGTGGTCACCTGGGCCGTATACCTTCGCCGCCCGGCTGTCACCGAGACCGACGCCACACCGGCCACGGAGGCAAAGCCGCAGCTCAGCTACGCCGAGGTGTGA
- a CDS encoding uroporphyrinogen-III synthase yields MYDEQQQPEHGPLAGFTVGVTAARRADELGALLQRRGAVVLHAPALRIVPLADDSELLAATKEIIQRTPDVVVATTAIGFRGWIEAADGWGLGEDLLERLRGVELLARGPKVKGAVRAAGLTEEWSPSSESMAEVLDRLLEEGVEGRRIAIQLHGEPLPGFVESLRAGGAEVLGVPVYRWLPPEDIGPVDRLLDAAVSRGLDAVTFTSAPAAASLLSRAEERGLLPELLAALAHDVVPACVGPVTALPLQALGVDTVQPERFRLGPLVQLLCQELPGRARSLPIAGHRVEIRGHAVLVDGALRPVPPAGMSLLRALSRRPGWVVARAELLRALPGAGRDEHAVETAMARLRAALGAPKLIQTVVKRGYRLALDPAADAKYADA; encoded by the coding sequence ATGTACGACGAACAGCAGCAACCCGAACACGGGCCCCTCGCGGGGTTCACCGTGGGCGTGACCGCCGCGCGCCGCGCCGACGAGCTCGGAGCGCTGCTCCAGCGGCGCGGTGCCGTCGTCCTGCACGCCCCCGCCCTGCGGATCGTGCCGCTCGCCGACGACAGCGAGCTGCTCGCGGCCACCAAGGAGATCATCCAGCGGACGCCGGACGTCGTGGTCGCCACGACCGCGATCGGGTTCCGGGGGTGGATCGAGGCCGCCGACGGGTGGGGGCTCGGTGAGGATCTGCTGGAGCGGTTGCGGGGGGTCGAGCTGCTCGCTCGCGGGCCCAAGGTCAAGGGCGCGGTGCGGGCCGCCGGGCTGACCGAGGAGTGGTCCCCGTCCAGCGAGTCCATGGCCGAGGTGCTGGACCGGCTGCTGGAGGAGGGCGTCGAGGGGCGCCGTATCGCCATACAGCTGCACGGGGAGCCGCTGCCCGGGTTCGTGGAGTCGCTGCGGGCCGGGGGAGCGGAGGTGCTCGGGGTGCCGGTGTACCGGTGGCTGCCGCCGGAGGACATCGGGCCGGTGGACCGGCTGCTGGACGCCGCGGTCTCCCGTGGCCTCGACGCCGTCACCTTCACCAGCGCGCCCGCCGCGGCGTCGCTGCTGTCGCGGGCGGAGGAGCGGGGGCTGCTGCCCGAACTGCTCGCCGCCCTCGCCCATGACGTGGTTCCTGCCTGTGTCGGGCCGGTCACCGCCCTGCCGCTCCAGGCCCTCGGCGTCGACACCGTCCAGCCCGAACGCTTCCGGCTCGGGCCGCTCGTGCAGTTGCTCTGCCAGGAACTTCCCGGGCGGGCCCGGTCGTTGCCGATCGCCGGTCACCGGGTGGAGATCCGGGGGCACGCGGTCCTGGTGGACGGCGCGCTGCGGCCGGTGCCGCCTGCGGGGATGTCGTTGCTGCGGGCGTTGTCGCGGCGGCCCGGGTGGGTGGTCGCGCGTGCGGAGCTGTTGCGGGCGTTGCCGGGGGCCGGGCGGGACGAGCATGCGGTGGAGACGGCGATGGCTCGGTTGCGGGCGGCCCTCGGGGCGCCGAAGTTGATCCAGACGGTGGTGAAGCGGGGGTATCGGCTGGCGTTGGATCCGGCGGCGGACGCGAAGTACGCGGACGCGTGA
- a CDS encoding DUF1772 domain-containing protein produces the protein MTRNDTIAGTVLGAATVATALIAGAFYIFACAVMPALARSDDRVFVDVMRDINDVIQNPVFLLGFLGALVLTGVSAWQLRARPYRWWVWGALMAYGLAFLVTVAFNIPLNNGLTEAGSPSALREEFEDPWVAWNVVRAVLSTVAVGCLGRALVGYGRAQRRSAPTSPSGV, from the coding sequence ATGACACGAAACGACACGATCGCCGGAACGGTACTGGGCGCGGCCACGGTCGCGACCGCCCTGATCGCCGGGGCCTTCTACATCTTCGCCTGCGCCGTGATGCCGGCGCTGGCACGCAGCGACGACCGGGTGTTCGTCGACGTCATGCGCGACATCAACGACGTGATCCAGAACCCGGTGTTCCTGCTCGGCTTCCTCGGGGCGCTGGTGCTGACGGGGGTGTCGGCGTGGCAACTGCGCGCCCGGCCCTACCGGTGGTGGGTGTGGGGAGCGCTGATGGCCTACGGGCTGGCGTTCCTGGTGACGGTCGCCTTCAACATCCCACTGAACAACGGCCTCACGGAGGCGGGGTCGCCGAGCGCGCTGCGGGAGGAGTTCGAGGATCCGTGGGTGGCTTGGAATGTGGTGCGGGCGGTGCTGTCGACGGTGGCGGTGGGGTGTCTGGGGCGGGCGTTGGTGGGATACGGCCGGGCTCAGCGCCGGTCGGCGCCCACCAGCCCGTCCGGCGTGTGA
- a CDS encoding CGNR zinc finger domain-containing protein, producing the protein MALGTATDPYELRFDAGRISLDLLATTHPEERFDSVEVLCAWIVGAGLVPPGTPLAHAGPPWLVDFRELRGRIGQLVRGSLAPEPWPSYDIALARVNDVALAAPPAPRAVRGEDGTLVRELDHPPECAALLGAVARDALELLTDPVARAALRECEGDNCPIVYLDTSRGRRRRWCSSEVCGNRERVARHRRRTALTRA; encoded by the coding sequence ATGGCACTGGGTACGGCCACGGACCCGTACGAACTGCGCTTCGACGCCGGGCGGATCTCTCTGGATCTCCTCGCGACCACACACCCGGAGGAACGGTTCGACTCCGTCGAGGTGCTGTGTGCCTGGATAGTCGGCGCCGGTCTCGTCCCGCCCGGCACCCCGCTGGCCCACGCCGGCCCGCCCTGGCTGGTGGACTTCCGTGAACTACGCGGACGAATAGGACAGTTGGTGCGCGGCTCGCTCGCCCCCGAGCCCTGGCCGTCGTACGACATCGCGCTCGCCCGGGTTAACGACGTCGCCCTCGCCGCGCCCCCGGCCCCGCGTGCCGTACGCGGGGAGGACGGCACGCTGGTGCGGGAGTTGGATCATCCGCCGGAGTGCGCCGCGCTCCTCGGGGCCGTCGCCCGGGACGCGCTGGAGCTGCTCACGGACCCCGTCGCGCGGGCCGCGCTCAGAGAGTGCGAAGGGGACAACTGCCCCATCGTCTACCTCGACACCTCACGGGGGCGCAGGAGGCGTTGGTGCTCCAGTGAGGTCTGCGGGAACCGCGAAAGGGTGGCCCGGCATCGTCGCCGAACGGCACTCACCCGAGCCTGA